The proteins below are encoded in one region of Chlamydiales bacterium:
- the nusG gene encoding transcription termination/antitermination protein NusG, which produces MNNWYVVQVLSTQEKKVKKSLEDFRNNSGMSEFIEQVLVPTENVSEVKKGQQKITEKRIWPGYLLIKMTLNDDSWMYVKNTPGVIDFLGGEAPTALSEEEVQSILRDLDDKKKRVVQKHKFEIGDRVKINDGVFVNFVGTVTEVFHDKGRLSVLVTIFGRETRVDDLEFWQVEEVAEDSDLG; this is translated from the coding sequence ATGAACAATTGGTATGTAGTACAAGTTTTATCGACACAAGAGAAGAAAGTTAAGAAATCTCTAGAAGACTTTAGAAATAACAGTGGAATGAGTGAGTTTATTGAGCAGGTTCTAGTACCTACAGAAAATGTTTCTGAGGTTAAAAAAGGCCAGCAAAAGATCACTGAAAAAAGAATATGGCCAGGTTATTTGCTTATAAAAATGACGCTCAACGATGATTCTTGGATGTATGTTAAGAACACTCCTGGAGTAATTGATTTTCTTGGTGGAGAGGCTCCTACAGCTTTGTCTGAAGAAGAAGTTCAAAGCATTTTGAGAGATCTAGACGATAAGAAAAAACGTGTAGTGCAAAAACATAAGTTTGAAATTGGCGATAGAGTAAAGATTAATGATGGTGTTTTTGTTAATTTTGTTGGAACAGTAACTGAAGTTTTCCATGATAAGGGAAGATTAAGTGTGCTTGTAACCATATTTGGTAGAGAAACACGAGTAGACGATTTGGAATTCTGGCAAGTTGAAGAAGTTGCAGAAGACTCAGATTTGGGCTAG
- the rplL gene encoding 50S ribosomal protein L7/L12 produces MSCKFKEVNVEKQALVEALSKLTVLEMSELKVALEEKWGVKAAAAAVAVAAAPAQGAAAPAAAEATEFEASLEECPADKKIGAIKVIRELTGLGLKEAKDLVEGAPKVVKTGVAKAEAEDIVKKLVAAGAKATMKGL; encoded by the coding sequence ATATCTTGCAAATTTAAAGAGGTAAATGTGGAAAAACAAGCACTTGTTGAAGCACTTAGTAAGTTAACAGTACTAGAAATGTCCGAGCTAAAAGTAGCTTTGGAAGAAAAATGGGGCGTAAAAGCAGCGGCAGCAGCAGTTGCAGTTGCAGCAGCTCCTGCACAAGGTGCAGCAGCACCAGCAGCTGCGGAAGCAACTGAATTTGAAGCAAGTCTGGAAGAATGTCCTGCTGATAAAAAAATTGGCGCAATTAAGGTGATCCGTGAATTGACAGGTCTTGGCTTAAAAGAAGCGAAAGATCTTGTTGAGGGAGCTCCAAAAGTTGTTAAGACAGGAGTTGCAAAGGCAGAAGCAGAAGATATTGTTAAGAAATTAGTTGCGGCTGGCGCAAAAGCAACGATGAAGGGTTTATAA
- the secE gene encoding preprotein translocase subunit SecE, whose amino-acid sequence MNMEVKNTASAKPAQIDGKKVIHFFGDVKKEFKNIDWTHKDELTVYTKVVVGATFLFGMFIYLIDLVIQGSLSGMGLFMKLFGG is encoded by the coding sequence ATGAATATGGAAGTAAAGAATACGGCTTCAGCCAAGCCCGCACAAATAGATGGCAAAAAAGTCATTCACTTTTTTGGTGATGTTAAAAAAGAGTTTAAGAATATTGATTGGACTCATAAGGACGAACTTACTGTTTATACAAAGGTTGTAGTAGGTGCTACATTTTTGTTTGGAATGTTTATTTATCTAATTGATCTGGTCATTCAAGGCAGTTTGTCGGGAATGGGACTTTTTATGAAGCTCTTTGGGGGTTAA
- the rplK gene encoding 50S ribosomal protein L11, whose product MMAKKIVKIIKLQIPAGKANPAPPIGPALGSAGVNIMAFCKEFNAKTQDKAGDVLPVVIEVFSDKTFAFITKQPPVTGLIKKEAGVTSGSKVPNRDKVGKLTLSQVEAIALKKSVDMNARSKEAAMQMVMGSARSMGIDIVGK is encoded by the coding sequence ATCATGGCAAAAAAAATCGTAAAGATCATCAAATTGCAAATACCTGCCGGAAAAGCAAACCCGGCGCCACCAATTGGACCTGCGCTTGGTTCTGCTGGTGTAAATATTATGGCGTTTTGTAAAGAGTTTAATGCTAAGACTCAAGATAAGGCGGGTGATGTATTGCCTGTTGTTATAGAGGTTTTTTCCGATAAGACGTTTGCATTTATTACAAAACAGCCGCCAGTTACGGGTTTAATAAAGAAAGAAGCGGGTGTTACATCCGGATCAAAGGTTCCCAACCGTGACAAAGTTGGAAAGTTGACTTTAAGTCAAGTAGAGGCCATTGCCTTGAAGAAGTCTGTTGACATGAATGCTCGTAGCAAAGAAGCCGCGATGCAGATGGTAATGGGTTCTGCAAGATCTATGGGCATCGATATTGTCGGAAAATAG
- the rplA gene encoding 50S ribosomal protein L1: MGRKSKRIREIASKIDLQKAYTLDDAIDILKNCPPVKFDQTVEISLKMGVDPRKSDQQVRATVSLPNGTGKTLRVLVFARGDKVQEALAAGADYAGNDDLLNQIAGGWTDFDAVIATPDMMREVGKLGKVLGPRGLMPTPKAGTVTTDVAKAIKELQAGKVEFKLDRHAVISNAVGKISFERMHLVENIRALLMAILRAKPAGAKGQYLQSMYVSSTMGPGLRIAATELPVT; encoded by the coding sequence ATGGGTCGTAAAAGTAAACGAATTCGGGAGATAGCCTCTAAAATAGACTTACAAAAAGCCTATACATTAGACGACGCTATCGATATTTTAAAAAATTGTCCACCAGTCAAATTTGATCAGACTGTGGAAATTTCCCTGAAAATGGGTGTTGACCCGCGCAAGTCCGATCAGCAAGTAAGAGCGACTGTGTCCTTACCGAATGGCACAGGAAAAACTTTGAGAGTCCTTGTTTTTGCAAGAGGTGACAAAGTTCAAGAGGCCCTTGCAGCTGGCGCAGACTATGCGGGAAATGACGATCTTCTCAACCAGATTGCAGGAGGTTGGACAGACTTTGATGCTGTTATTGCAACGCCTGACATGATGAGAGAAGTTGGTAAATTGGGTAAAGTACTTGGGCCAAGAGGTTTGATGCCGACTCCCAAAGCTGGTACAGTAACAACAGATGTTGCCAAGGCGATTAAAGAGCTTCAGGCAGGAAAGGTAGAATTTAAACTAGACAGACACGCAGTAATTAGCAATGCTGTTGGTAAGATATCTTTTGAAAGAATGCATCTAGTTGAGAATATCAGAGCTTTGCTAATGGCAATATTGCGTGCAAAACCAGCTGGTGCTAAGGGACAATACCTACAGTCAATGTATGTATCTTCTACTATGGGACCTGGTTTGAGAATCGCTGCTACTGAATTACCTGTAACATAA
- the rplJ gene encoding 50S ribosomal protein L10, translating to MRAEKQLLLDEIKGKINKSNSFILTKYTSLKANSSCSFRNELAKVGAELEVVRKRVFVKAAGSLGILLDVKDLEGHIGVIFSESDPIEATKVAMQYGQSNEKAIQVIGARLDGRLYHAADVEKLSKLPGKDEMRAELLGLFEAPMAQTLAVMEALLSSVIYCLDNKSQQSS from the coding sequence ATGAGAGCAGAAAAACAACTCCTTTTAGATGAGATTAAAGGCAAAATAAATAAGTCAAATTCTTTTATTTTGACAAAGTATACAAGTCTTAAGGCTAATTCATCTTGTAGCTTCCGCAATGAACTTGCAAAAGTTGGTGCTGAACTAGAAGTTGTGCGTAAGCGAGTTTTTGTAAAAGCTGCAGGATCTCTTGGGATTTTACTTGATGTAAAAGACCTTGAGGGACATATTGGCGTCATTTTCAGCGAAAGTGATCCGATTGAAGCTACAAAAGTTGCTATGCAATATGGTCAGAGTAATGAGAAAGCAATTCAAGTTATTGGCGCGCGCTTAGATGGTAGACTCTACCATGCGGCTGATGTAGAAAAGCTTTCTAAACTACCGGGTAAAGATGAGATGAGAGCTGAGCTCCTTGGACTTTTCGAAGCTCCAATGGCACAGACTCTGGCAGTTATGGAGGCTTTGTTGAGCAGTGTGATTTATTGTTTGGATAATAAAAGCCAGCAAAGCTCTTAA